One part of the Amaranthus tricolor cultivar Red isolate AtriRed21 chromosome 16, ASM2621246v1, whole genome shotgun sequence genome encodes these proteins:
- the LOC130802564 gene encoding uncharacterized protein LOC130802564: protein MRQIKDIKWIGYKELIPNGFGVQRGVFLRRFKAVLEEKYLEWEKSLERYFEYKDIQEEVQRYKIAKVKLKGYGDSWLQGEQRGRTLRGKASISTWRKLKKRMRDRFIPHNYKQSQYVKWSTLQQRGDPVEDYIKEFDRLAIVCEVTENEELKLGRFIAGLDQELQEKLEGYTNLTFVEACKLVVKFDAKRKKKKSTFIPQVARKPTFPTKEGSSLVKPNDPPRKDKKDFKLSDIVCYKCGGRGHFKKDCPNSRALTMQEVKLIANQTIDWEEFEDEEGEAVGEDEEEDQCFPEEEAKQSLVVRRALQAQVEEPIAPQRQHIFITKCKIEGEVCDLIIDSGSEANTVSKTLVTKLGLTTTNHPNPYKLSWLDSNSSTGVRKQSMVSFSIGSYHDSQLCDVVSMDACHILLGRPWQTDRKSVHDDFRDVFPDELPNGLPPLRGIEHQIDLIPGAPLPNKPAYRCNPLETKELQRQIEELMSMGYVRESMSPCAVPALLVPKKDGTWRMCIDSEGVKIDPSKIEAIQSWPSPKTLTEVRSFHGLASFYRRFIRNFSTLMAPITECTKKGSFEWTPQAQKAFEEVKEKMCNTPILALPDFSKPFEVECDASGRGIGAVLIQEGRPIAYFSEKLSQGKLNYSTYDKEFYAMVRALDHWSHYLRPQPFILHSDHESLRFIHGQKKLNSRHAKWVEFLQTFNFSSKYKSGKANVVADALSRRHSLLGFLFKGNRLCIPKCPIRSLLIHEAHGGGLAGHFGVQKTMELLHAHFYWPNMLATVHHVVARCSTCQRAKMVFQKGLYKPLPIPERPWEDVSMDFIVALPRTQRGKDSIMVVVDRFSKMAHFIPCHKTEDAMKVAKLYFDGIVRFHGVPRTIVSNRDTKFLSHFWKSLWSLMGTKLLFSTSHHPQTDGQTEVVNRVLGSLLRTLVSKSTKDWDVKLAHAEFAYNRTPSTTTKYSPFEVVYGSNPYVPIDLIALPQDKFVGDLVWIYMRRERFPNQRKNKFMPRAEGPFEVVEKINNNAYKVDLGEGEDDQSGQGSNSPNIPVQESNVRELILSKSFFEITPTSFGMHGPNMSSNGCTLLSVTNYFIHETD from the exons ATGAGACAGATTAAAGACATTAAATGgatcggttacaaggaattaatccCAAACGGTTTTGGAGTTCAAAGAGGCGtgtttttaaggagatttaaagctg TTTTGGAAG AaaagtacttggaatgggagaaatccttggaaaggtactttgaatACAAAGACATTCAAGAGGAAGTACAAAGATACAAGATAGCCAAAGTCAAGCTGAAAGGCTATGGTGATAGTTGGTTGCAAGGAGAACAAAGGGGGCGTACCCTTAGGGGGAAAGCTTCCATCTCTACTTGGAGGAAATTGAAGAAAAGGATGAGGGATCGCTTtattcctcacaattacaaaCAAAGTCAATATGTAAAGTGGAGTACTTTACAACAAAGAGGCGACCCAGTTGAAGATTACATAAAGGAGTTTGATAGACTcgccattgtgtgtgaagtcacagaaaatgaagagctcaagTTGGGGCGTTTTATTGCTGGTTTGGATCAAGAATTGCAAGAgaagcttgaaggttacaccAACTTAACCTTTGTGGAAGCTTGTAAACTTGTGGTGAAATTCGATgctaagaggaagaagaagaagtctaCTTTCATTCCTCAAGTGGCTCGAAAACCTACCTTTCCTACCAAGGAGGGGTCTAGTCTTGTCAAACCTAATGATCCACCTAGGAAGGACAAGAAGGACTTCAAACTTAGTGACATTGTatgttacaagtgtggaggaAGAGGGCATTTCAAGAAAGATTGCCCAAATTCAAGGGCCTTAACTATGCAAGAGGTGAAGCTCATTGCCAACCAAACTATAGATTGGGAAgagtttgaagatgaagaaggggAGGCCGTGGGTGAAGATGAAGAGGAGGACCAATGCTTTCCAGAAGAGGAGGCCAAGCAAAGCCTAGTGGTGAGGAGGGCGTTGCAAGCCCAAGTTGAGGAGCCCATAGCACCTCAAAgacaacacattttcatcaccaagTGCAAGATTGAAGGTGAGGtatgtgatttgattattgatagtgggAGTGAGGCAAATACGGTTTCTAAAACTCTAGTAACCAAACTTGGTCTTACAACTACAAATCATCCAAATCCTTAtaagttgagttggttagattcGAATTCCAGCACGGGGGTTAGAAAACAAAGCATGGTTAGTTTTTCCATTGGTTCTTATCATGATTCTCAATTATGTGATGTTGTGTctatggatgcttgtcatattTTACTTGGTAGACCATGGCAAACTGATCGAAAATCTGTCCATGATG ACTTTAGAGATGTTTTTCCTGATGAGCTACCTAATGGGTTACCACCTTTAAGAGGTATTGAACATCAAATTGATCTTATTCCTGGTGCTCCTTTGCCTAACAAACCCGCCTATAGATGTAATCCTTTGGAGActaaggagttgcaaagacaaaTAGAGGAGTTGATGAGTATGGGGTATGTGCGTGAGTCTATGAGTCCTTGTGCTGTTCCTGCTCTTTTGGTTCCTAAAAAGGATGGTACATGGCGTATGTGTATTGATA GTGAAGGTGTGAAAATTGATCCAAGCAAGATTGAGGCTATTCAATCATGGCCTAGTCCCAAGACACTCACGGAGGTGCGCTCATTCCATGGGTTAGCTTCCTTTTATAGGAGGTTCATTCGCAATTTCAGCACTCTCATGGCTCCCATAACCGAGTGCACAAAGAAGGGTTCGTTTGAATGGACTCCTCAAGCTCAAAAGGCCTTTGAGGAGGTCAAAGAGAAGATGTGCAACACTCCAATCCTAGCACTTCCAGATTTCTCAAAGCCATTTGAAGttgagtgtgatgcaagtgggaggGGAATTGGTGCCGTTTTGATTCAAGAAGGGCGTCCTATTGCCTATTTTAGTGAGAAGTTGAGTCAAGGCAAGCTGAACTATTCCACCTATGACAAggagttctatgcaatggtgAGGGCtctagatcattggtcacattacTTGAGGCCACAACCATTCATCctacattctgatcatgagtctttaagattcattcatggccaaaagaagctgaattcgaggcatgctaagtgggtggagttcttgcaaacatttaacttttcctctaaatacaagagtgggaaagctaatgttgttgcggatgccttatctagaagacattctctacttgga TTTCTTTTtaagggaaatagattatgcattcctaagtgtcctATTCGAAGTCTATTGATCCATGAGGCTCATGGAGGTGGACTAGCCGGTCACTTTGGAGTTCAAAAGACCATGGAGCTTCTTCATGCTCATTTCTATTGGCCTAACATGCTAGCTACTGTCCATCATGTGGTGGCTCGTTgttctacttgtcaaagggccAAGATGGTGTTTCAAAAGGGTCTCTACAAGCCTTTGCCTATTCCAGAAAGACCTTGGGAAgatgtgagtatggactttattgtggctttacctagaactcagAGAGGTAAGGACTCAATCATGGTGGTGGTAGACCGTTTCTCTAAgatggctcacttcattcctTGTCACAAAACTGAAGATGCAATGAAGGTGGCTAAGCTTTAttttgatgggattgtgagaTTCCATGGAGTCCCAAGGACTATTGTTTCTAATAGAGACACAAAATTTCTAAGTCACTTTTGGAAATCCTTGTGGAGCCTAATGGGGACTAAATTGCTATTTTCGACCTCTCATCATCCTCAAACTGATGGACAAACGGAGGTGGTCAATAGGGTGCTAGGTTCTTTGCTTAGGACCttggttagtaagagcaccaaAGATTGGGATGTTAAGCTAGCTCACGCTGAGTTTGCTTATAATAGGACCCCTAGTACTACCACAAAGTATTCTCCTTTCGAGGTGGTCTATGGTTCCAATCCttatgttcctattgatcttattgctcttCCTCAAGACAAATTC GTTGGTGACTTggtgtggatttacatgaggaGAGAAAGGTTTCCtaatcaaaggaaaaacaagttCATGCCCCGAGCCGAAGGCCCATTCGAAGTGGTGGAAAAGATAAATAACAATGCctacaaggttgatttgggaG aaggggaggatgaccAAAGTGGTCAAGGTTCGAATAGTCCAAATATTCCAGTCCAAGAATCCAACGTTAGGGAATTGATTTTGTCTAAATCCTTTTTCGAGATTACGCCTACAAGCTTTGGTATGCATGGTCCGAATATGTCCTCAAATGGTTGCACTTTGCTAAGCGTGACTAACTATTTCATTCATGAGACAGATTAA